Proteins from one Archocentrus centrarchus isolate MPI-CPG fArcCen1 chromosome 8, fArcCen1, whole genome shotgun sequence genomic window:
- the polr3h gene encoding DNA-directed RNA polymerase III subunit RPC8, translating to MEFLYPFLRSCKFRCVHVDEWVAPECLASTMFVLVEMVDTVRIPPWNFHRQLNEAVSEELNKKLANKVVYNVGLCICLYDITKLEDSYIFPGDGASHTKVHFRYVVFHPFLDEILIGKIKYCSQEGVYVTMGFFDDILIPPESLQQPAKFDEAEQVWLWEYETDEGAHDLYMDQGEEIRFRVTDEVFVDTSPTGPAAAASDTAAQPGQSTAPPKEDSGEKKEAPYTLIGTICEPGLGLLSWWNS from the exons ATGGAGTTTCTGTATCCGTTTTTGCGCTCATGTAAATTTCggtgtgtgcatgtggatgAGTGGGTAGCTCCCGAGTGTCTGGCGTCCACCATGTTCGTTCTGGTCGAGATGGTGGACACTGTCCGCATCCCGCCGTGGAATTTCCACAGACAACTCAACGAGGCCGTGTCCGAGGAGCTCAACAAGAAACTGGCCAACAAG GTAGTCTACAACGTGGGCCTCTGCATCTGCTTGTATGACATCACAAAACTGGAGGACTCCTATATATTCCCAGGAGATGGAGCCTCACACACCAAAG TTCATTTCAGGTACGTCGTTTTTCACCCTTTCCTCGATGAGATCCTCATCGGCAAGATCAAGTACTGCAGTCAGGAGGGAGTTTACG TGACGATGGGCTTCTTTGACGACATTCTCATTCCACCAGAGTCTCTTCAGCAGCCTGCAAAATT TGACGAAGCAGAGCAGGTTTGGCTTTGGGAGTATGAGACAGATGAGGGTGCCCATGACCTCTACATGGACCAAGGAGAGGAGATCCGTTTTAGGGTGACAGATGAAGTCTTTGTGGACACGTCGCCAACAGGCCCggctgctgcagcctctgaTACAGCGGCACAACCGGGACAGTCGACCGCACCGCCAAAAGAAGACAGTGGGGAGAAGAAAGAGGCACCATACACGCTGATT